The following proteins come from a genomic window of Rutidosis leptorrhynchoides isolate AG116_Rl617_1_P2 chromosome 10, CSIRO_AGI_Rlap_v1, whole genome shotgun sequence:
- the LOC139873126 gene encoding probable inactive poly [ADP-ribose] polymerase SRO2, with translation MNQRVEYYEEEYQVSTVEDNEIVKPEYESDNEVTSSARFGIFDTDRMLVERVNEGSKDYEIVKKSFVSGIINVNVNIVGIHKKRYDWNVMDEARLKAFKLFVAANSKLNGGDANTKYGWFGGSRDEIREILLYGFRRFENRTSSYGRGVYLFPANLPIQSVKASVADSDGLRHVLLCRTILGKSETISFGSQKDQPSSMEFSSGIDNLESPTKYIIWEPYMNTHILPLYIISFQVDSLTGAQSLRKPTSPHMNFRLLMKHLKNYLSSSKMIQLYKVHHEYYEMNKISRATYIRNLREIAGDDVLRAILKGMR, from the exons ATGAACCAAAGAGTTGAATATTATGAAGAAGAATATCAAGTTTCAACGGTAGAAGATAACGAGATCGTTAAACCGGAATACGAATCCGATAACGAAGTTACGAGCAGTGCGCGATTCGGAATATTTGATACGGACAGAATGTTAGTGGAGAGAGTTAATGAAGGAAGTAAAGATTATGAGATTGTGAAGAAGAGTTTTGTGAGTGGAATAATAAATGTAAATGTGAATATTGTTGGAATTCATAAAAAGAGATATGATTGGAATGTAATGGATGAAGCACGTTTAAAAGCGTTTAAATTATTTGTTGCTGCAAATTCGAAATTAAATGGTGGAGATGCGAATACTAAGTATGGGTGGTTTGGTGGTTCTCGTGATGAGATTCGTGAGATTTTGTTGTATGGATTTCGTCGATTTGAGAACAGAACGTCGTCGTATGGACGCGGTGTTTACTTGTTCCCAGCTAATCTTCCAATTCAAAG TGTAAAAGCATCGGTTGCTGATTCAGATGGGTTGAGGCATGTGTTACTATGTCGAACGATTTTAGGAAAGTCAGAAACAATTTCGTTTGGTTCACAAAAAGACCAACCGAGCTCAATGGAATTCAGTTCAGGCATTGATAATCTCGAATCACCAACAAAATATATCATTTGGGAACCTTACATGAACACACACATTCTTCCACTCTACATCATCAGTTTTCAAGTAGATTCATTAACAG GTGCGCAATCTTTAAGGAAACCAACTTCACCACATATGAACTTTAGATTGTTGATGAAGCACCTTAAGAATTATTTGAGTTCTTCAAAGATGATCCAACTCTACAAAGTTCATCATGAGTATTAT GAGATGAATAAGATATCAAGGGCAACATATATAAGGAACCTACGGGAGATTGCCGGAGATGATGTTCTAAGGGCGATACTTAAAGGCATGCGATAA